Proteins co-encoded in one Chitinophagales bacterium genomic window:
- a CDS encoding ATP-binding cassette domain-containing protein has protein sequence MIEAVNIRKSFDDKEVLKGITAKFETGKINLVIGSSGSGKTVFMKCLIGLMEPTSGDVIYDGVNFTKLNRKEKKEIRTKIGMLFQGSALFDSMTVQENVKFPLDMFTNMTHKEKLDRVNFCLERVTLNGANGKFPGEISGGMMKRVGIARAIVLNPKYLFCDEPNSGLDPKTAIVIDELLHDITQEYKMTTIMNTHDMNSVLGIGEKIVFLHHGLKEWEGNNKEVLKSKNEAVNDFIFASEFLRALREGAGK, from the coding sequence ATGATAGAAGCAGTAAATATTAGAAAATCTTTTGATGATAAAGAAGTATTGAAGGGCATCACCGCTAAATTCGAAACAGGTAAAATCAACTTGGTCATTGGTTCGAGTGGTTCGGGCAAAACGGTTTTTATGAAATGCCTAATCGGATTGATGGAGCCAACATCGGGGGATGTGATATACGATGGTGTTAATTTTACCAAGCTGAACCGTAAGGAAAAGAAGGAAATACGTACCAAAATTGGGATGTTGTTTCAAGGATCTGCCTTGTTTGATTCGATGACCGTTCAGGAAAATGTGAAATTTCCGTTGGATATGTTCACCAATATGACACATAAAGAAAAACTGGATCGAGTGAATTTTTGTCTGGAAAGAGTAACTCTCAATGGAGCAAACGGCAAGTTTCCTGGTGAAATCAGTGGAGGAATGATGAAGCGTGTGGGTATTGCCCGTGCCATTGTCCTGAATCCCAAGTATTTGTTTTGTGATGAACCCAATTCAGGTTTAGATCCTAAGACTGCAATTGTGATTGACGAGTTGCTACACGACATCACCCAAGAATACAAAATGACGACTATCATGAATACGCACGATATGAATTCGGTCTTGGGAATTGGTGAAAAAATTGTGTTTTTGCACCACGGATTGAAGGAGTGGGAGGGCAACAACAAGGAAGTTTTGAAGAGCAAAAATGAGGCGGTGAATGATTTTATCTTTGCTTCGGAGTTTTTGAGAGCTTTGAGAGAAGGGGCGGGGAAGTAG
- a CDS encoding toxin-antitoxin system YwqK family antitoxin yields the protein MKSNEAGKSLAYRDGKVFTGTVVSYHSNGNKFTEKRYVDGIEAGEWTTYYADGKKMNAGNIVNGLNHGVFHDWYPNGQVKYEQPYTNGKKHGKWLSWYEDGQKWTERDFENDQLNGKVLVWTEDGRLGKEYTYRQGQLIDKKLHFEEWEDETENKN from the coding sequence ATGAAGTCAAATGAAGCAGGTAAAAGTCTTGCTTATCGAGATGGAAAAGTTTTTACGGGTACAGTCGTTTCTTATCACTCCAACGGCAACAAGTTTACTGAAAAACGATACGTAGATGGCATAGAAGCAGGCGAATGGACTACCTATTATGCGGATGGTAAAAAAATGAATGCTGGCAATATTGTCAATGGATTAAATCACGGCGTTTTTCATGATTGGTATCCGAACGGTCAAGTAAAATACGAACAACCTTATACCAACGGCAAAAAACATGGCAAATGGCTTTCGTGGTACGAAGATGGTCAAAAATGGACAGAGCGAGATTTTGAAAATGACCAACTCAACGGCAAAGTTTTGGTTTGGACAGAAGACGGCCGTTTGGGAAAAGAATATACTTACCGCCAAGGCCAATTGATTGACAAAAAACTGCATTTTGAAGAATGGGAAGATGAAACCGAAAATAAAAATTGA
- the lysS gene encoding lysine--tRNA ligase has protein sequence MARILSEQEQIRRDALQAIIDLGINPYPPETFEINAKAADILAQYNDEEKNFQEVSLAGRLMGKRIMGKASFAVIQDSTAKIQLYINRDEICPDENKDLYNKLFKKLLDIGDFIGVKGYVFTTKTGETSIHVHELKLLSKSLKPLPIVKEKDGERYNEVTDPEFRYRQRYADLVVNPQIREVFIKRTKMVNSMREFMNRYGYLEVETPILQPLYGGAAARPFKTHHNTLDMTLYLRIANELYLKRLIVGGFDGVYEFSKDFRNEGMDRFHNPEFTQVELYVAYKDYEWMMDFTEEMLEKVAIDLNGTTKFQMGDNTIDFKRPWKRYTMFEAIEHFTGIDISAMDEVELRETAKKLEIHIDAKLGKGKIIDEIFGEKCEPHLIQPTFITNYPIEMSPLAKKHRSEAGLVERFEGIFNGKEFCNAFSELNNPIDQRERFEEQLELGKRGDDEAMVLDEDFLRALEYGMPPTAGIGIGIDRLAMAMMNQHSIQDVLFFPQMKAEK, from the coding sequence ATGGCAAGAATATTGAGCGAACAGGAACAAATTAGAAGAGACGCATTGCAGGCGATTATTGATTTGGGAATCAATCCTTACCCTCCAGAAACTTTTGAAATCAATGCGAAAGCGGCCGACATTTTGGCACAATACAATGACGAGGAAAAGAATTTTCAAGAAGTCAGTTTGGCTGGGCGATTGATGGGAAAGCGAATCATGGGCAAGGCTTCTTTTGCAGTGATTCAAGACTCTACTGCAAAAATTCAATTGTATATCAATAGGGATGAAATTTGCCCTGACGAAAACAAAGATTTATACAACAAACTGTTCAAAAAACTATTAGACATCGGCGATTTTATCGGTGTCAAAGGGTATGTCTTTACCACCAAAACAGGCGAAACAAGTATTCATGTCCATGAATTGAAGCTACTTAGCAAATCTCTGAAACCTTTGCCGATTGTGAAGGAAAAAGACGGCGAACGCTACAATGAAGTCACCGATCCTGAGTTTCGCTACCGACAACGTTATGCCGATTTGGTGGTCAATCCTCAAATTCGAGAGGTGTTTATCAAGCGGACAAAGATGGTCAACTCCATGCGAGAATTTATGAACCGTTATGGATATTTGGAAGTTGAAACACCGATTTTGCAGCCATTGTACGGTGGCGCTGCAGCCCGCCCTTTCAAAACACACCACAATACACTCGACATGACCTTGTACTTGCGAATCGCCAACGAGTTGTATTTGAAGCGATTAATTGTTGGAGGATTTGATGGAGTGTATGAGTTTTCTAAGGATTTCCGAAATGAAGGTATGGATCGTTTCCACAATCCCGAATTCACACAAGTAGAGCTTTATGTAGCCTACAAGGACTATGAATGGATGATGGATTTTACGGAAGAGATGCTCGAAAAAGTAGCAATAGATCTAAACGGCACGACCAAATTTCAGATGGGTGACAACACAATTGACTTCAAACGCCCTTGGAAACGCTATACCATGTTTGAAGCCATCGAGCATTTCACAGGCATTGACATCTCTGCAATGGATGAAGTAGAACTTCGTGAAACCGCCAAAAAATTAGAGATTCACATTGATGCGAAATTGGGTAAAGGTAAAATCATTGATGAAATTTTTGGAGAGAAATGTGAGCCGCATTTGATTCAACCTACTTTCATCACCAACTACCCTATAGAAATGTCGCCGCTTGCCAAAAAACACCGCAGCGAAGCAGGTTTGGTAGAACGTTTTGAAGGTATCTTCAATGGCAAGGAATTCTGCAATGCTTTCTCGGAATTGAACAATCCGATTGACCAAAGGGAGCGTTTTGAAGAACAATTGGAGTTGGGCAAACGAGGCGACGATGAAGCAATGGTTTTGGACGAAGATTTCTTGCGTGCTTTGGAATACGGAATGCCTCCGACAGCAGGAATTGGAATCGGTATTGACCGTTTGGCAATGGCGATGATGAACCAACATTCTATTCAAGATGTACTGTTTTTCCCGCAAATGAAAGCGGAGAAATAA
- a CDS encoding copper homeostasis protein CutC — protein MKPKIKIEICANSLQSAIHAQKADADRVELCGNLFEGGTTPSAATIQLARKHLTIDLFVLIRPRGGDFCYSDLEIELMLADIDFAKKAGANGVVLGVLQSDGKIDAARNQLLVEAAKPMQVTFHRAFDVCSQPFEALEQIIDLGFDRILTSGQQQTAIEGADLIRKLVEIAGERIHILVGSGVNSENIAALKEKTNAKEFHCSAKELVCSKMSFQNEKVNFGGKIEIPNNHYFESSIEKIIAFKNQL, from the coding sequence ATGAAACCGAAAATAAAAATTGAAATCTGCGCCAACTCTCTGCAATCTGCCATTCACGCACAAAAAGCAGATGCTGACAGAGTGGAATTGTGTGGTAATCTTTTTGAAGGAGGCACTACGCCAAGTGCTGCAACGATTCAACTGGCAAGAAAACATCTGACAATTGACCTATTTGTATTGATTCGCCCAAGAGGAGGTGATTTTTGTTACAGCGATTTGGAAATAGAACTAATGCTGGCAGATATTGATTTTGCTAAAAAAGCAGGGGCAAATGGTGTTGTTTTGGGGGTACTGCAATCGGATGGCAAAATAGATGCCGCACGCAATCAGCTACTTGTTGAAGCTGCAAAACCGATGCAAGTTACATTTCACCGAGCTTTTGATGTCTGTTCACAACCTTTTGAAGCATTGGAGCAAATTATTGACTTGGGTTTCGACCGAATATTGACTTCGGGACAACAACAGACGGCTATTGAAGGGGCAGATTTGATTCGTAAACTTGTTGAAATAGCGGGTGAAAGGATTCATATTTTGGTAGGTTCGGGAGTCAATTCCGAAAATATTGCAGCATTGAAGGAAAAAACAAACGCAAAGGAATTTCACTGTTCAGCAAAAGAATTGGTTTGCAGCAAAATGTCTTTTCAAAACGAAAAGGTGAATTTTGGAGGCAAAATAGAAATTCCTAACAATCATTATTTTGAAAGTAGCATAGAAAAAATTATAGCCTTCAAAAACCAACTTTAA
- a CDS encoding DoxX family protein: MQQHNERNRNAALLFIRLLLGIIFLMQGYGKVFSIGVTELYDSFFTEYETTFLPIWILKLTAYYTSYVELIAGGLLILGLFRNFALYLLATVLLVVSFGHGVMMPIWDLQHVLFRAVLLVPLLLLPEEWDNWQLENWIRKKNN; encoded by the coding sequence ATGCAACAACACAACGAACGAAACCGAAACGCTGCCTTGCTTTTTATCCGTTTATTATTAGGCATCATTTTTCTGATGCAGGGCTATGGAAAAGTCTTTTCCATTGGAGTAACAGAACTGTACGATTCTTTTTTCACCGAATACGAAACCACGTTCCTACCTATTTGGATACTCAAACTTACCGCCTACTACACATCTTATGTTGAATTAATCGCTGGCGGCTTGCTAATTCTTGGTTTATTTCGCAATTTTGCCTTATACCTTTTAGCAACTGTATTGCTGGTCGTATCTTTTGGACACGGTGTCATGATGCCAATATGGGATTTGCAGCACGTACTTTTTAGAGCTGTATTATTAGTTCCATTATTGCTACTCCCTGAAGAATGGGACAATTGGCAACTTGAAAATTGGATACGCAAAAAAAATAATTAA
- a CDS encoding DUF3536 domain-containing protein → MTNKYICIHGHFYQPPRENAWLETIEIQESASPFHDWNERITEECYGPNAASRILDDEKNITNIVNNYANMSFNFGATLLSWLEEHKPEVYFPILEADHASQQKFSGHGNALAQVYNHIIMPLANEQDKITQVVWGIADFEHRFNRKPEGMWLAETAVDLATLEVLVDYDIKFTILAPQQAHKAKLLDAEEWINVNGSRIDTKKPYWCKLPSGRSIALFFYDGHVAKDVAFQRLLNSGKNFAYRLAGTANMYDDNPQIINIATDGESYGHHHKHGDMALSYAIGYIESHELAHLTNYGEFLEKFPPKHEVLIHEDSSWSCVHGIERWRSNCGCTSNDHHHQLWRAPLREALNWLRDELKKVYEQEMKSFTAYPWEMRDAFIEVILDRSEEKLDKFLADWCRKPIEGKDRTKIVRMLEMQRHALLMFTSCGWFFDDIARIEAQQILQYAARAIQLAGLEANIDLEPSFLELLALAPCNDKTLENGADVYNKYVISSKLSLYKVSMQHAVYSLFEDLPENIEVLNYKSESGVLYKYEAGQIKMVVGKVRVRSKITYAKADYSFGALYLGQHNIVGNTSEIIDDETFEEMHQKMKEAFYQSRIVESVYIMNQPRYLHKGAFTFWDLLKEEQRKILRNIAQAGLEQAESSYHKIYDSNYHLMNVLKIANLDVPRLFRKNLEVVINSDLRAIFGKPTINLRRLEELVKEIKKWDVDLDKKIIGFEASNKVYEMISGLKTSSDEIRTLETLKNTLHFLQQINIGLDLWKIQNQYFKLGKQIVLERADLPPSMAEDALQWWKVFKEVGIYIKVKMNLDALID, encoded by the coding sequence ATGACAAATAAATATATCTGCATACACGGACATTTCTACCAACCGCCACGAGAAAACGCTTGGCTGGAAACCATTGAGATACAAGAATCTGCAAGTCCTTTCCACGATTGGAACGAAAGGATTACCGAAGAATGTTATGGCCCAAATGCTGCTTCAAGAATCTTGGATGATGAAAAAAACATCACCAATATTGTGAACAACTACGCCAATATGAGTTTCAATTTTGGTGCAACTTTACTTTCTTGGCTCGAAGAACACAAACCAGAGGTGTATTTTCCCATTTTGGAGGCAGATCACGCTAGCCAGCAAAAATTTTCGGGACACGGCAATGCCTTGGCTCAAGTGTACAACCACATCATCATGCCACTTGCCAATGAACAGGATAAAATAACTCAAGTCGTTTGGGGTATTGCGGATTTTGAGCACCGCTTCAATCGCAAACCTGAGGGAATGTGGTTGGCAGAAACGGCTGTGGATTTGGCTACCTTGGAAGTATTGGTCGACTACGACATTAAGTTCACTATCCTAGCACCACAACAGGCACACAAAGCCAAGTTGTTGGATGCAGAGGAATGGATAAATGTGAATGGCAGCAGAATTGACACCAAAAAACCCTATTGGTGCAAACTACCATCAGGACGTTCGATTGCCTTGTTTTTCTATGATGGTCATGTAGCCAAAGATGTGGCTTTTCAGAGGCTTTTGAACAGCGGTAAAAACTTTGCCTATCGTTTGGCAGGGACAGCCAATATGTATGACGATAACCCACAAATCATCAACATTGCTACGGATGGCGAAAGTTATGGACACCACCACAAACATGGTGATATGGCACTATCGTATGCCATTGGTTATATCGAATCACACGAGTTGGCGCATTTGACCAATTATGGGGAATTTTTAGAAAAATTTCCTCCCAAACATGAAGTGTTGATTCACGAAGATTCCTCTTGGAGTTGTGTCCACGGAATCGAGCGTTGGCGCAGCAATTGTGGCTGTACAAGCAATGATCACCACCACCAATTATGGCGTGCGCCTTTGAGAGAAGCTTTGAATTGGCTAAGGGATGAACTAAAAAAAGTATATGAGCAGGAAATGAAGTCTTTTACCGCCTACCCTTGGGAAATGCGGGATGCTTTTATTGAAGTAATTTTGGATAGGTCGGAAGAAAAATTGGATAAGTTTCTTGCTGATTGGTGTAGAAAACCCATTGAAGGAAAAGATAGGACTAAGATTGTCAGAATGTTGGAGATGCAACGCCATGCGCTGTTGATGTTTACCAGTTGTGGTTGGTTTTTCGATGATATTGCACGCATTGAAGCACAGCAGATTCTACAATATGCAGCTCGTGCAATTCAATTAGCAGGATTAGAGGCAAATATAGATTTAGAACCTTCATTTTTAGAACTATTGGCTTTGGCTCCCTGCAATGATAAAACATTGGAAAACGGAGCAGATGTTTACAACAAATATGTTATTTCTTCAAAATTAAGCCTTTACAAAGTAAGTATGCAGCATGCTGTCTATTCGCTTTTTGAAGACCTACCCGAAAATATTGAAGTGCTGAACTACAAATCAGAGAGCGGTGTGTTGTATAAATATGAAGCAGGTCAGATTAAAATGGTAGTTGGAAAGGTGCGTGTTCGCTCCAAAATCACCTATGCCAAAGCAGATTATAGCTTTGGTGCCTTGTATTTAGGACAACACAACATAGTAGGCAATACCTCAGAAATCATTGATGATGAAACTTTTGAAGAAATGCACCAAAAAATGAAAGAGGCATTTTACCAAAGTCGCATTGTGGAATCCGTCTATATCATGAATCAACCTCGATACTTACACAAAGGAGCATTCACTTTTTGGGACTTATTGAAGGAAGAGCAACGAAAAATTTTGAGGAATATCGCCCAAGCGGGTCTTGAACAGGCAGAAAGTTCTTACCATAAGATTTATGACAGCAATTACCACTTGATGAATGTTCTAAAAATCGCAAACTTAGATGTTCCTCGCTTGTTTCGCAAAAACTTGGAAGTGGTGATTAACAGTGATTTGCGGGCAATTTTCGGAAAACCTACTATCAATTTGAGAAGGTTGGAAGAATTGGTAAAAGAAATCAAAAAATGGGATGTTGATTTGGATAAAAAAATCATTGGTTTTGAAGCGAGCAACAAAGTTTACGAAATGATCAGTGGTCTGAAGACAAGTAGTGATGAAATTCGTACTTTGGAAACGCTCAAAAATACCTTACATTTTTTGCAGCAAATTAACATTGGTTTGGACTTGTGGAAAATTCAAAATCAATATTTTAAACTGGGTAAGCAAATTGTTTTGGAACGTGCAGACCTGCCTCCAAGTATGGCAGAAGATGCGCTTCAATGGTGGAAAGTCTTCAAAGAAGTGGGCATTTACATCAAAGTAAAAATGAATTTAGATGCTTTAATAGATTGA
- a CDS encoding ABC transporter substrate-binding protein — MRTNILFLLTTLTFMSCGRFSNKNEKNETQQRIVCISKQYSEIIFALKAQKNIVAVDLSSTYPPQIQQLPTIGYHRALSAETILAMKPTLILHDNNIGPEHVVKQLSELKIPMKTFGDYQPTIEGTDSLIREMGSYFGKE; from the coding sequence ATGAGAACCAACATTTTATTCCTGCTGACTACCCTGACATTTATGAGTTGCGGAAGGTTTAGCAATAAAAACGAAAAAAATGAAACCCAACAAAGGATTGTTTGTATTTCCAAACAATACTCAGAAATAATATTTGCTTTGAAAGCACAAAAAAATATTGTTGCAGTGGATTTGTCAAGCACTTACCCTCCTCAGATACAACAACTACCTACAATTGGCTATCACAGGGCATTGAGTGCAGAAACAATTTTGGCCATGAAACCAACACTAATACTGCATGACAATAATATCGGACCAGAACATGTGGTGAAACAGTTATCGGAATTAAAAATTCCAATGAAAACATTTGGAGATTATCAACCTACTATTGAAGGTACAGACTCATTGATTAGAGAAATGGGAAGTTATTTTGGAAAGGAATAA
- a CDS encoding NAD(P)H-dependent glycerol-3-phosphate dehydrogenase, which translates to MDYYGVIGSGNFGTAMANVMALNGKVLIYVRRQEVYDNILHKRFNRGQTMHANVQPTMSLEEVANKCKLIVPLVPSSNFREMIQKAAPFLTPEHILVHGTKGLDIQLPTNPTTEKAIPLRREYIHTMCDIIQQESVVIRVGCLSGPNLSKEIANNEPTATVVASRFDEVIEQGKQALKGSMFRVYGSHDVLGIELAGVLKNIMAIGAGMLRGLNFGENSKAMLISRGLGEMIKLGKALGADTSAFLGVAGVGDLVATCSSQLSRNHTVGYRLAKGENLDTIVEDMNQVVEGIKTVKIAKGISMFYHLELPIVEGLYRVLYEGDSISNCMNYLMSHGFDKDVDFY; encoded by the coding sequence ATGGATTACTATGGTGTCATCGGTTCTGGAAATTTTGGTACGGCAATGGCCAATGTCATGGCTCTCAACGGTAAAGTATTGATTTATGTTCGTCGCCAAGAAGTGTATGACAATATACTGCACAAACGCTTCAACCGAGGACAAACGATGCATGCCAACGTTCAGCCGACCATGAGTTTAGAAGAAGTGGCTAATAAATGTAAACTGATTGTTCCATTGGTTCCTTCCTCCAATTTTCGAGAAATGATTCAGAAAGCAGCTCCTTTTCTCACTCCTGAACATATTTTGGTACACGGAACGAAAGGCTTAGACATTCAACTCCCCACTAATCCAACGACAGAAAAAGCTATTCCTCTTCGCAGAGAATACATACATACGATGTGCGACATCATTCAACAAGAAAGTGTGGTCATCCGTGTAGGTTGTTTATCAGGGCCTAACCTATCCAAAGAAATTGCTAACAATGAACCTACTGCAACAGTGGTTGCGAGCCGTTTTGATGAAGTGATTGAACAAGGAAAACAGGCATTGAAAGGTTCGATGTTTCGGGTTTATGGCAGTCACGATGTTTTGGGAATAGAATTAGCTGGTGTGTTAAAAAATATCATGGCCATTGGAGCTGGGATGTTGCGGGGCTTGAATTTTGGAGAAAATTCTAAGGCGATGTTGATTTCTCGTGGTTTGGGTGAAATGATTAAACTCGGAAAAGCTTTGGGAGCTGATACGAGTGCTTTTCTCGGGGTAGCGGGTGTGGGTGATTTGGTGGCAACTTGTTCGAGTCAGCTGAGTCGCAATCATACAGTGGGTTATCGCTTGGCAAAGGGAGAAAACTTAGATACTATTGTGGAAGACATGAATCAAGTGGTGGAGGGTATCAAAACGGTGAAAATTGCTAAGGGAATTTCGATGTTTTACCACCTTGAATTGCCCATCGTTGAAGGGCTCTATCGTGTTTTGTATGAAGGGGATAGCATCAGTAATTGCATGAATTATTTGATGAGTCATGGCTTTGATAAGGACGTGGATTTTTATTAG
- a CDS encoding PQQ-dependent sugar dehydrogenase has protein sequence MSTTQKPFFLFCMLLLICNFAPAQPTLKLQTTTLTLRTIAQDLVVPWEILWGPDNWVWMTERRGNVKRVNPETGEVKQLLNIEDCYEQSESGLLGMVLHPNFETTPHVFLVYTYLDNGIKERCVRYTYNESTQKLNDPFVLIEGIKGNTTHDGSRLLILPDLTLLMTTGDAQDQPSAQNKDALTGKFLRMNLDGSIPSDNPFNNLTYSFGHRNAQGMVLASNGKLYSSEHGPNNDDELNIIEMGKNYGWPDVHGFCNGVIEEAFCEANDVAEPIKAWTPTLAVAGIDYYDHPAIPEWQNSILLTTLKESDFRVLHLNEAGDSVVQEEIYLNQDLGRLRDVCVAPDGRIFLAVTNRDGRGSPKAGDDRIVELKNDEETNIEEISAFNFTLFPNPNNGIFTFSWESSSSMTNYQLHIVDIYGKEIYKYEGKDSNLPINLTTFPSGMFFLQVQQNQKVWTSKVVIH, from the coding sequence ATGAGTACAACACAAAAACCCTTTTTCCTTTTTTGTATGCTATTGCTAATCTGTAATTTTGCACCAGCACAACCCACCCTAAAACTACAAACTACCACCCTAACCCTCCGAACCATTGCCCAAGATCTGGTCGTTCCGTGGGAAATACTTTGGGGACCAGACAATTGGGTCTGGATGACCGAAAGAAGAGGCAATGTCAAAAGAGTGAATCCTGAAACAGGAGAAGTGAAGCAGTTGCTGAACATTGAAGACTGCTACGAACAGAGTGAATCTGGTCTATTGGGTATGGTTTTACACCCAAATTTTGAAACTACTCCACATGTTTTTTTGGTTTACACTTATTTAGACAATGGCATCAAAGAACGCTGTGTGAGATATACGTATAACGAATCAACACAAAAACTAAATGACCCTTTTGTGTTAATTGAAGGTATCAAAGGTAATACCACACACGATGGTTCTCGCCTGCTCATTCTTCCCGATTTAACTTTATTGATGACCACTGGTGATGCCCAAGATCAGCCTTCTGCTCAAAATAAAGATGCCCTTACAGGGAAATTTTTGCGAATGAATTTAGATGGCAGCATCCCCAGCGATAACCCCTTCAATAATTTGACCTACTCTTTCGGACACCGCAATGCACAAGGTATGGTATTGGCAAGCAATGGAAAATTGTATAGTTCAGAACATGGACCTAACAATGATGATGAATTGAATATCATTGAAATGGGTAAAAATTATGGATGGCCTGATGTGCATGGTTTCTGCAATGGTGTGATAGAAGAGGCTTTTTGTGAGGCCAACGATGTAGCCGAACCCATTAAGGCATGGACTCCGACTTTGGCAGTAGCAGGAATTGACTACTATGACCATCCGGCAATACCCGAATGGCAAAACAGTATTTTGCTGACTACATTGAAGGAGAGTGACTTTCGTGTATTGCATTTGAATGAAGCAGGTGATTCCGTTGTGCAAGAGGAAATATATTTAAACCAAGATTTGGGGCGATTGAGAGATGTATGTGTAGCACCTGATGGGCGCATCTTCTTGGCAGTCACCAATCGAGACGGTCGAGGTTCTCCAAAGGCAGGTGATGATAGAATTGTAGAATTGAAAAACGATGAAGAAACCAACATTGAGGAAATATCTGCCTTCAATTTCACATTGTTTCCCAATCCCAACAATGGAATATTTACCTTTTCTTGGGAATCCTCCTCTTCGATGACCAATTACCAGTTACACATTGTGGATATATACGGTAAAGAAATTTACAAATATGAAGGAAAAGACAGCAACCTTCCCATAAATTTAACTACCTTTCCCTCAGGAATGTTTTTTTTGCAAGTTCAACAGAACCAAAAGGTTTGGACTTCAAAAGTAGTTATTCATTGA
- the dapB gene encoding 4-hydroxy-tetrahydrodipicolinate reductase: MKIALIGYGKMGKTIEALIETKHEIVLRINSQNASEMTIENLQKADVAIEFSTPDAAYHNILKCFEANVPIVVGTTAWLNRLEEITQLCEAQNQTLFYASNFSIGVNLFFELNRKLAIMMSDYPDYHLQIDEIHHTQKLDAPSGTAITLAEGIMEMNPSKQKWVNQSSGEAANVDIVSHREEDVKGTHIIAYSSDIDTIEIKHTAHTRAGFALGAIQAAEWLVGKKGMFTMKDMLGGS, from the coding sequence ATGAAAATCGCACTCATAGGATATGGTAAAATGGGTAAAACCATTGAAGCGTTGATTGAAACAAAGCACGAAATAGTGCTGAGAATCAACAGTCAAAATGCTTCAGAAATGACCATCGAAAACCTGCAAAAGGCAGATGTGGCCATAGAGTTTAGCACACCCGATGCTGCTTACCACAATATTTTGAAATGTTTTGAAGCCAATGTACCGATTGTTGTAGGCACAACCGCATGGTTGAACAGATTGGAGGAAATTACCCAACTTTGTGAAGCCCAAAACCAGACATTGTTTTACGCCTCCAATTTCAGCATTGGTGTAAACCTCTTTTTTGAATTGAACCGAAAGTTGGCAATAATGATGTCGGATTATCCTGATTATCATCTGCAAATTGATGAAATTCACCATACCCAAAAACTTGATGCTCCCAGTGGAACAGCCATTACACTTGCAGAAGGAATCATGGAAATGAATCCTTCAAAGCAAAAATGGGTCAATCAATCGAGCGGAGAAGCAGCAAATGTGGACATTGTTTCCCATCGAGAGGAGGATGTAAAAGGCACACATATTATTGCCTATTCTTCTGATATTGACACCATTGAAATCAAACATACGGCTCATACCCGTGCAGGTTTTGCTTTGGGGGCAATTCAGGCGGCAGAATGGTTGGTGGGTAAAAAGGGGATGTTTACAATGAAGGATATGTTGGGAGGGAGTTAA